Proteins co-encoded in one Streptomyces roseochromogenus subsp. oscitans DS 12.976 genomic window:
- a CDS encoding hemolysin family protein, with product MTEVLLLLVAILLSLACGAFVAAEFSLTTVERGELERAAERGEHGAAGALKAVRNLTFQLSGAQLGITVTNLVVGMLSEPSIAKLLAGPFRAMGLSGGTANSVALVLGTALSTVFLMVVGELVPKNWAISSPLAVAKRVGNPQRWFSAAFRPFITHLNNTANHVVRRFGIEPAEELASARGPQELAALARHSAKEGALEADTAELFVRTLNLADLTAENVMTPRVQVVALDTQASCEDVANATRATGLSRFPVYRGSLDSVVGVAHIKDVLAVPAEQRRHRRVAQVMREPLLVPESLTVDRLLDRLGGRRTMAVVIDEYGGTAGVATLEDIVEEVVGEVRDEHDPHETPDLAPAGADQDGRALYSADGAARTDQLARVGLRVPEGPYETLAGLVATLLGRIPQTGDTVEVAGWRLDVVDATGRRAARVLLHAPLDDERADETTEGAR from the coding sequence ATGACCGAAGTGCTCCTCCTCCTGGTGGCGATCCTGCTGTCGCTGGCCTGCGGTGCCTTCGTGGCGGCGGAGTTCTCGCTGACCACGGTCGAGCGCGGCGAGCTGGAGCGCGCCGCCGAGCGCGGCGAGCACGGCGCCGCGGGCGCCCTGAAGGCCGTACGGAACCTGACCTTCCAGCTCTCCGGCGCCCAGCTCGGCATCACGGTCACCAACCTGGTCGTCGGCATGCTCTCCGAACCGTCCATCGCCAAGCTGCTCGCCGGGCCGTTCCGGGCGATGGGCCTGTCGGGCGGCACGGCGAATTCGGTCGCCCTCGTGCTCGGTACGGCCCTGTCGACGGTGTTCCTGATGGTGGTCGGCGAGCTGGTGCCGAAGAACTGGGCGATCTCCTCGCCGCTGGCCGTGGCCAAGCGGGTCGGCAACCCGCAGCGCTGGTTCAGCGCGGCCTTCCGGCCCTTCATCACGCACCTGAACAACACGGCCAACCATGTCGTGCGCCGGTTCGGCATCGAGCCCGCCGAGGAGCTGGCCTCCGCGCGCGGCCCCCAGGAGCTTGCGGCCCTCGCCCGGCACTCTGCCAAGGAGGGCGCGCTGGAGGCGGACACCGCCGAGCTGTTCGTACGGACGCTGAACCTGGCCGACCTGACCGCGGAGAACGTGATGACCCCGCGCGTCCAGGTCGTCGCCCTCGACACCCAGGCGAGCTGCGAGGACGTGGCCAACGCGACCCGGGCCACCGGTCTGTCCCGGTTCCCGGTCTACCGGGGCAGCCTGGACTCGGTCGTCGGCGTCGCCCACATCAAGGACGTGCTGGCGGTGCCGGCCGAGCAGCGGCGCCACCGCCGTGTCGCGCAGGTGATGCGCGAGCCGCTGCTGGTCCCCGAGTCGCTGACCGTCGACCGGCTGCTGGACCGGCTCGGGGGCAGGCGCACCATGGCCGTCGTCATCGACGAGTACGGCGGCACAGCCGGCGTGGCGACCCTGGAGGACATCGTCGAGGAGGTCGTCGGCGAGGTCCGGGACGAACACGACCCGCACGAGACGCCCGACCTCGCCCCCGCCGGCGCGGACCAGGACGGCCGGGCCCTGTACTCGGCCGACGGCGCCGCCCGCACCGACCAGCTCGCACGCGTCGGTCTTCGGGTGCCCGAGGGGCCCTACGAGACCCTGGCCGGCCTGGTCGCGACCCTGCTGGGCCGGATACCGCAGACCGGTGACACGGTCGAGGTCGCCGGCTGGCGGCTGGACGTGGTGGACGCCACGGGCCGCCGGGCGGCGCGGGTGCTGCTGCACGCTCCGCTGGACGACGAGCGGGCCGACGAGACCACGGAGGGCGCGCGATGA
- a CDS encoding GNAT family N-acetyltransferase, whose translation MTDLRIRPAAHDDLDRVLAFWKTAAEGTSISDDRAGVDRLVDRDPEALILAERDGELVGTVIAGFDGWRCHLYRLAVHPERRRQGIGSALLAAAEERFVRLGGRRADAMVLVRNERAQHAWSASGYGPEEHWRRWVKPLEE comes from the coding sequence ATGACTGACCTGCGCATACGTCCGGCAGCGCACGATGACCTGGACCGCGTTCTCGCCTTCTGGAAGACGGCCGCCGAGGGCACCAGCATCAGCGACGACCGGGCCGGGGTGGACCGACTGGTGGACCGCGATCCCGAGGCACTGATCCTCGCCGAGAGGGACGGCGAGCTGGTCGGCACGGTGATCGCGGGCTTCGACGGCTGGCGCTGCCATCTGTACCGGCTCGCGGTGCATCCGGAGCGGCGCCGGCAGGGCATCGGCTCGGCACTGCTGGCGGCCGCCGAGGAGCGGTTCGTACGGCTCGGCGGGCGGCGCGCGGACGCGATGGTGCTGGTCCGCAACGAGCGGGCGCAGCACGCCTGGAGCGCATCCGGATACGGCCCGGAGGAGCACTGGCGGCGCTGGGTGAAGCCCCTCGAGGAGTGA